GGGCTTGGGCCAATATGGCAAAAGTCAAGGTCATCCAAACAATCAGTACCATTTATGGatataacaaaaacaaatgcaTGGTTGCTTTAGCACAAGAGTGATGTTGCTAACTGCCcagaatgaaaaatgattaaagcATTACCTTCTTCCGTAACAAGAGCAACAACAGTTTCAGATATATTCTGCAGAACACTGCAACAGATATCATCAGCATCCATCAGAACTCAGATCATGAATCTTTGACAAAACAAACTATTGAATCTTCAGAATAAAAAATCACCTGCCACCACTCCAGGGATCCAACAGACCATTGGAGAAAATAATGTTGCTTCCAAAAACTTTCAATGTGGTCTTAAAATCCTTCAcagtaagaagaaaaaaaaatcagaatcaaATTATTTCACAGGAGAAGCTCATGaaattcatttcatgcaaaAGCAACAGAACAGGAGAAGCTCATgatattcatatcatccaaaagcAACAGAACCCACAGGGGAAGAGGCATACAATTTTGAACATCAAACCCATCTTatattaacatattttagtATTACCATGCATCATAATTCACATAAGACATGAGGGTGACAGAGAAGACAAACTTGGAATGGTTCCTACTGTCACAGAAGCACATCTCACTATTCAAAGGTTTTGGTTGGCCAAACAACTCTACAGTTATAAGAGGGCACCAGTTTTGAGACAGTAAATCTATATTTACtgtaaacataaaattaaaaggttATTCAAAATCACATTATAACAGGAAGTGGTCACTCAAAATTTTAGTCACAATCCACAGTGTCTGAGGAACTGTTTTATGAAGCTGGGTTAGttgataattgattaaaagaagTTGAAATGATATTATTAGTGCTTGTTCTTCTGACTATATGCTATTTGAAATGAGAGTTTTCATTTAAATTCTGAAGGAAAATAGAGACACTGATAAATCTATAATGAATGCTTCCTTACATGTCCGCCAAATTCTGTTGTTATCCATGTAGGCCTAGGTTTCACACTGAAATCCTTCCAGCACTCCTCTTGAAAAGAGGAGTAATTATAATCATATGTTGGAAACATGCTTGACTCCCGGCTACTAGCCATTGGCATAACCATCTCAGTGCATGCCTacaaaatggaaatggaaatatAGAAAGCCCTTAATTAGATATAGTGATTTGAGGAAAATTTGGTGCGAACATTTTgaagaaataattaattgatttccacaaaaaaaaaaaaaaaatagagaaaagaaaaagtatcaTAATCAATGTAAACCTGCCAGTTCCAACCATCCATGCCATGAGGATCGTCATCAAGCTGAAAGCATTCAACTTTACCAGTGTAGTTGTAATAGACACTTACTCCTTCAAATATGCGCTCCAGAACACTTGTTCCCTCAGGACAACTGTCCATCTTTCTACACACCTagacaatgaaaaaaaaaatgattaacttAATTCAATAGGAAAAGATCTTAACGAGATATCCTACCAGATACAAGAATATTAGTCCAAAAAGCAAAATATGTCAAAGGCACAAAAAGGCCATAGAAGAAAATAGTCAGAAGTCAGAAAACCATGAATCAGTAAATTTCAAGTCAAGGACTGTTCAATAATCATTGAAGAACAAAAGGGGGAGAAGTTTTCACTTAGGAAAGAGATGGTCATAAGGTGCGTAGGTATGATTCATGATATAAACTATCGAGTGCAAGTAAAAATCTCTGAATCCTTATTATTCTGGgctgagaaaatattttttcaatcattGTTTATCTTTGTTACAGACCATCCCTTTCTAGATTTGTAAGTTGAAACCACTCACACACACCCAAAAATGCACATAAAGAGCCATTCTGTAACAATATCAAAACTAATGAGACTTGAATAGTGAAACTTTCAAAACTACCAAGACTTAAATTGTGAAACTTTTGGATTACCATTCCAggatatattatttaaaaaatatcattagaCAGATATTCTGAATATGGACAGTTCAAACCTAGCCACTTAGGACATGACACTCTCTTTATGAAGATAAATGAAAAGCAGCAGCTTTGGAAGCAGCAAATAGATCATCAGACAAGTCACGTCACAAATACCAACCTACCTCTTTTATTGGGTGTCCAGGCAAAGGCATTAGAAAGTCAGAAGGATATGGGTAGTTCACCATTGCCAAAAAACTATAAGCAGAGTCCAACCAGTCGGAAAGATCTTCTGTCCTTTTCAAGTCCCTACCATTTGTCTTTGATTAGTACAAACTCAATAATACAAAACAAGCAAAACCAGAATAATTTGTACAAACAAGACCATTTCAATGCAATGATGACATTACTAAATATAACAGGGCATACATACAGATTATATAAATAACATTCTATCTATATGTTGCTCTTACCGACATAGGCGGAAAGCTTTAGTCAGTTGCTTAAGCCCATCATTTTTCTGGCCCTCAGATATTAGTACATCCCAAGACTTCTTTATAGTATCAAAGCAGCTGATACTTTCACGCTATGAGAATGAGACTCAGTAGGGTTAAAATGCagaatatatatgatataaaacatcaaggaagaaaataagacTAAGAGTGACTCACTTTAAAGTTATTGGAGACAATGTCATAAAATGTTTCTGGTGGCACAATATCTTCAAATTGAAGAATTGGGGCAGAAGAAGCAAGTGCACCAATTGCAATGTGAGGATATTTGAGTCTCATCCATGCGGCTAACACTGTTCCAGTTACATGAGAAAGAAGACTTAAAATGTAGCTAACAAGGAATATATATCAATGTTCAATAAAAACTTACATTATAATTCCATATGGGTCGATGTAATCCTATGTAATCCCAATTATTCCACCAGTTTCccgttaattttgaaagtgtattcACAATCTTAAGTTATATAGCGTTTTGGAACAAATTGTGAACGAAAAAAAGCATTTTCTTCATCAAGCTTGTACCTATTTATATCTCTTATTAACTTACAAATAAGAAGCGTAAGAAAGTGAAGGTAGGAAGAACTGGTGGCTTACTTCCACCATAGGAACCACCAAATAACACAACAGGGCAACCCTCAGCAGACAAATTTCGTTTCAAATTAGTAACCAATACTGCAAAATCAGCGAGTGCTTGCTCCGCTGTAAGATAGGACAAGGAAGCTGCGTTCGCATATGCCTTATCCCTACTTCCGTAAGGCATTGACTCGCCATAGTATCGATGCTGCCAAATGAATCCTCCAGATCAATTACAGTTATAAATTGGCTTTGTACTTCGAAAATGGTAGTCACGCtgtatttaataataaactagTTGCCTTgactggaaaagaaaataacttaaaatttttcttttattttctcagaaaccaaacagatGACTTACTTCAGGGAAGAGGACCATAGCACCGAACCGAGGAGCAATATCCCAGACGAAGCCGGTGTTGGCAGCGAACCACTCGATGTCGCCTTCGTTGCCGCAATATAAGAAGATTGGGCCCATTCGGTCCGGACCAGTCCAGTGTCGGGTGCTGATGAGGTACCGTTGCCGAAATTTCGGGAGATCGGCGATGCTGAAGTGGTCGAGACGCTGTTCGAAATATCGGGTCTCATATTGGAATGGTTTCCACCTGTTTGGGTACGCGAATTTTCCCAGAAAACGAGGGATTGACTTGGAGTACCCTTTGGTAGCCGCTTCTGATGCGATCGTCGGCGGAGCTGAAGTCAACACGATGAAAATCagagggaggaggaggaggaggagagagGTAAGGGTTAGCTTCGTCATTTTACCAGCCCGATAACAGTCAGTATGAAACCGTTAATTCGCTTCGGTGACGATGAATTGATGATGAGCTGATAGAGGTGGAATGGAGTTGAATCAGTTGATCTTCGATTGGGCTTGTTTAAGATTTGGAGCCCAAACAGTTGTTTAGCTAAGGCGCATTGAGGTTTCACTCCACTCACTATCATGGACAACATGTATGGGCTAGTTTGGGCCCATCATGTAAGTGGGTCTCATGCAAGACGATGGGCCAGATCCATGCACTCCCTGCAGTCCACTAAGCTGGTACGTGCCCCGCCCTCCACCGGAGAAATGTAATAATAATTCCcaaatttatttcacattttctcatcaaccaaacaaaatcttcaaaaaattccCGAATATCTCAATCTATATATAGTATTATCGAATAATCTGTAGAAATTTCTGATTCTTCTGACCAACtacaaagaaataatttttttttccaataaacaTTTCATCACTTTTGGCACAAGCCATACGTTTTTCTGAGAAATAACGTTCCATATTTTTGAATCGCAGAAGGGGAATGAATCCAGGAAAAAGCCTAATGAGCATTACTAGAATAAGGACCTGAATTGAAAAGGAATAATCCATGATATGCAGACAGAGAATATAGAAGCCACAAATGAAATGGGGCATCACCCTTTAGAGCACATAGGCATCTCggccttttttttaaaaagaaaaaaagaaaaaaaagaaaaaagaaaattgaacaaGAAAAGCCAGTAGATGATTGTGGTTTGACCACAATGAGATGAGTATACCTTATACGAAAAGATCTTCTTGTACCTAAGGGGAAAAGTAAAGCAGCTTTGGACCCACCATGTTGATGTTGGATTATTGTGATAAGAAATGAATCTCTCTGTGATTGGTGAATGATAAGACACAATGCTTATAGTTTTATCAATGTAATCTCCACCTTTGGTGGGATGATTACTGAATAATTATCCTGTAGTGTACCATATTTTCTTATTCCCTGAATCATTGGTTTAAATTTGCCAAGTTGATTGCCAAAAAGTCGGAAATTTTGGATTCTACTTTCGATGCCCACATGATGTTCAGGTGCCCCTAGGATGGTTCCTTTTCCCTTGTTTGGGAATCACCCATCACTTTTATTTCAAGGGAATGATTCCCaaatattaaaagtttattaatttgaaattcctttgtaaaaaagaaaaaagtattcAAATAAGTTGggcagaaaaaacaaaaactaaagcatgatgatttttttttattaattttaaatatttcatttttgcataccattttctttttttggaggACAGTGGACTGATGGAATGTATACAGCATGTGGGTCTAAACTCACGTGGGCAGCTTCTCTTCTGAGACTGTCCTTGGCCGCCCTACTCAGATCATGGTTCCACGAATCCGCCCAAAAAGCCAAGGTAGCTAGGAGTTTTTGACCAAacaagagtcattttttttttttttttatccttaaacaaaagaaaaagaaaaaatcattctAGATCTCTTTCGCCTGCTTGGCCcatgaaaaaaacaaaggatttGGAGACCATTCTGCAACATTTTACCATGCATGGCTGCTTGTCTCGCCATGTAGGTTTTTCATACAGCCAATTTTGCTGTTCTTTTCCCTCGAAAAAATAAAGTAGCAGTCCGTATATTTTTGGAAGAACGTAGCATACACAGTACAACATGTGGCCTTGACCTGGACCAACAACTCTGTAAGCTTTCAATTAGGCTCTTGCTACTCCTGATTTCTTGGCTAAAGTTAGGTACAATTTTTTGACAAATCAAGGAAGGATGCTTGGCATTCCCACGCTGATAGAATATGTCAACTGTATGGTCATCTTGCACCCTTTGAATTATAAAAGGAATGGGAAGTAGGAGAACTACCACATTCAACCAATGGCCTTAGGAAACGGTTCGGGATTACATTTTTTTAGGTATAGAGGACAGTGACACATTCCACTATAAATGGTTATTCGAAATTCCAAGATTGTTAGGAATATGTTGGGAGGCTAGTGGTAATGAGATCCTTAGGTGAGAATAATGTGAAAGATGGGAAAAGTTGTAAAGAATGAATTTGATAAGGGTCAAAAGCCATGAAAATTAAGATAGAATGGGTTTACTTTGGGAAAAAACAGGAAGCAACGAGGGACCCTTTGTAtcttttagaaattgaaaacttTACATAGACATGTTGTAAAGCAACATGTCATACGGGTTTAGGGCCTTGCTGTCCAGGACAAatccttttcaaatttttgtgatttttacaaaagaaagtTGTTGCATAATAGGATAATCATCACAGCCTTTTTAAGGCCACCAGTCGGCTTGGATTTATGATCTTTTTTTGGGTGAACAAAGTGCATTCTAAgcatatttaactttaattagtGATTAGGTTAACCATTCTTTTTTCCAGGTATGTAAGAGCCATCTCCATGCCACTGAAATCAAGGCTTGACCCATGACAGGAAAATAATGGAAACCTAATTGGGTGCTCTCAAGTCACAAGCCCTCTACCCATTTGGTCCAACCAGACTTGTGGGACAAGCTAGATCATCACCTAACTACTCATGGAATCATAAGAAGATATAGGGCAGGTCTAGGATtgggattttttgttttttattttttgtatcacTAAAGACTTGTCCATAAAACTCACACCATGAGAGACCATACTCTTTCTTAGCCTAAATTGAATTTGCCTTTATGGCCTCCCATAGCCATGGATTCATGCCCAAAAACAGGTGGTGATTTGGAGTCAGATAGCAACCACTCAGCTAGagttaaaa
Above is a genomic segment from Vitis riparia cultivar Riparia Gloire de Montpellier isolate 1030 chromosome 7, EGFV_Vit.rip_1.0, whole genome shotgun sequence containing:
- the LOC117918749 gene encoding lysosomal Pro-X carboxypeptidase; the encoded protein is MTKLTLTSLLLLLLPLIFIVLTSAPPTIASEAATKGYSKSIPRFLGKFAYPNRWKPFQYETRYFEQRLDHFSIADLPKFRQRYLISTRHWTGPDRMGPIFLYCGNEGDIEWFAANTGFVWDIAPRFGAMVLFPEHRYYGESMPYGSRDKAYANAASLSYLTAEQALADFAVLVTNLKRNLSAEGCPVVLFGGSYGGMLAAWMRLKYPHIAIGALASSAPILQFEDIVPPETFYDIVSNNFKRESISCFDTIKKSWDVLISEGQKNDGLKQLTKAFRLCRDLKRTEDLSDWLDSAYSFLAMVNYPYPSDFLMPLPGHPIKEVCRKMDSCPEGTSVLERIFEGVSVYYNYTGKVECFQLDDDPHGMDGWNWQACTEMVMPMASSRESSMFPTYDYNYSSFQEECWKDFSVKPRPTWITTEFGGHDFKTTLKVFGSNIIFSNGLLDPWSGGSVLQNISETVVALVTEEGAHHIDLRSSTAEDPDWLVEQRAFEVKLIKGWIEDYHQKRNSVFSI